A single genomic interval of Phocoena sinus isolate mPhoSin1 chromosome 15, mPhoSin1.pri, whole genome shotgun sequence harbors:
- the VSTM2L gene encoding V-set and transmembrane domain-containing protein 2-like protein, with translation MGALLGVALGALHYLALFLQLGGATRPAGHAPWDNHISGHALFTETPHDMTARTGEDVEMACSFRGSGSPSYSLEIQWWYVRSHRDWTDKQGWASNQLKASQQEDAGKDETKISVVKVVGSNISHKLRLSRVKPTDEGTYECRVIDFSDGKARHHKVKAYLRVQPGENSVLHLPKAPPAAPAPPPPPKPGKELRKRSVDEEACSL, from the exons ATGGGGGCCCTGCTCGGCGTGGCGCTGGGCGCCCTCCACTACCTGGCACTTTTCCTGCAACTCGGCGGCGCCACGCGGCCCGCCGGCCACGCGCCCTGGGACAACCACATCTCCGGCCACG CCCTGTTCACAGAGACGCCCCACGACATGACGGCGCGGACGGGCGAGGACGTGGAGATGGCCTGCTCCTTCCGCGGGAGCGGCTCCCCCTCCTACTCGCTGGAGATCCAGTGGTGGTACGTGCGGAGCCACAGGGACTGGACGGACAAGCAGGGATGGGCCTCGAACCAG CTAAAAGCATCTCAGCAGGAAGACGCAGGGAAGGACGAGACCAAAATAAGT GTGGTCAAGGTGGTGGGCAGCAACATCTCCCACAAGCTGCGCCTGTCGCGGGTGAAGCCCACGGACGAAGGCACCTATGAGTGCCGTGTCATCGACTTCAGTGACGGCAAGGCCCGGCACCACAAGGTCAAGGCCTACCTGCGGGTGCAGCCGGGAGAGAACTCCGTCCTGCACCTGCCCAAGGCCCCGCCCGCAGcgcccgccccgccgccgccccccaaGCCCGGTAAGGAGCTGCGGAAGCGCTCGGTGGATGAGGAGGCCTGCAGCCTCTAG